From a single Micromonospora sp. WMMD1102 genomic region:
- a CDS encoding acyltransferase has translation MTSVTPVSEEAYGSDPSPPDDMAGRSAGGGTSARAGAGAALHRLPSLTGLRWVAAMLVFGFHVGTMGIVAEPDYRQVVDWVFTLGLSGVQFFFILSGFVLVWSARPGDTKRAFWRRRAAKIYPNHLVTWAVVMALAVYWADPVNLKAALANLFLVQAWIPVDGYFYSINNVSWSLACEMFFYLSLPFALPLIRRMRAWQLYAVVVAMPLLILAMWPGQQLLPEDTRWWFTQIFPIVRSFEFWMGVAAAELMLRGKWRGPGLLFSTALFVAIWVASMEWIRAELWTTVLAFGYVLVIASAARADTTGRWSPWRSRTLVWLGEVSFAFYLVHVFLIKAIFRFAGHSGGFPGWQGPVVAVAMLVVSLAAAWLLFRFVETPMMRLLGRRRRPRPTSPPSGKVVEGAAGPVVEGVAGKVVESAAGPEPGRPGRGGPDDRPSRLVPAPRRDQESPDASADRQQARA, from the coding sequence ATGACCAGTGTGACGCCCGTCTCCGAAGAGGCGTACGGCAGCGACCCGTCCCCGCCTGACGACATGGCCGGTCGATCGGCCGGCGGTGGCACGTCGGCAAGGGCCGGTGCGGGCGCCGCCCTGCACCGGCTGCCGTCGCTCACCGGGCTGCGCTGGGTCGCCGCGATGCTGGTCTTCGGCTTCCACGTCGGGACGATGGGAATCGTCGCCGAGCCCGACTACCGCCAGGTGGTCGACTGGGTATTCACGCTCGGCCTCTCCGGGGTGCAGTTCTTCTTCATCCTGAGCGGGTTCGTACTGGTCTGGTCCGCCCGGCCCGGTGACACGAAGCGCGCGTTCTGGCGGCGTCGCGCGGCGAAGATCTATCCGAACCACCTCGTCACCTGGGCCGTCGTCATGGCGCTCGCGGTCTACTGGGCCGATCCGGTCAACCTGAAGGCAGCCCTGGCCAACCTGTTCCTGGTCCAGGCCTGGATTCCGGTCGACGGCTACTTCTACAGCATCAACAACGTCAGTTGGTCGCTCGCCTGCGAGATGTTCTTCTATCTCTCGCTGCCGTTCGCCCTCCCACTGATCCGTCGGATGCGGGCGTGGCAGCTCTACGCCGTCGTCGTCGCCATGCCGTTGCTCATCCTGGCGATGTGGCCGGGTCAGCAACTGCTGCCGGAGGACACCCGCTGGTGGTTCACCCAGATCTTCCCCATCGTGCGTTCCTTCGAGTTCTGGATGGGCGTCGCCGCCGCCGAACTGATGCTGCGCGGAAAGTGGCGCGGGCCGGGACTGCTCTTCTCCACCGCCCTCTTCGTCGCGATCTGGGTGGCGTCGATGGAATGGATCCGCGCCGAACTCTGGACCACCGTGCTGGCCTTCGGCTACGTACTCGTGATCGCGAGCGCGGCTCGGGCGGACACCACCGGTCGCTGGTCGCCGTGGCGGTCCCGAACGCTGGTCTGGCTCGGCGAGGTTTCGTTCGCGTTCTACCTGGTCCATGTCTTCCTGATCAAGGCCATCTTCCGCTTCGCCGGGCACTCCGGCGGCTTTCCCGGTTGGCAGGGTCCGGTCGTCGCGGTCGCCATGCTGGTGGTGAGCCTGGCTGCCGCCTGGTTGCTCTTCCGGTTCGTCGAGACACCGATGATGCGTCTGCTCGGCCGTCGACGACGTCCCCGACCCACATCGCCACCGTCCGGAAAGGTCGTCGAGGGCGCGGCCGGGCCGGTCGTCGAGGGCGTGGCCGGGAAGGTCGTCGAGAGCGCGGCCGGGCCGGAGCCGGGCCGGCCCGGCCGGGGCGGTCCCGACGACCGGCCCTCCCGGCTGGTGCCTGCGCCCCGCCGCGACCAGGAGTCCCCAGACGCGTCCGCCGATCGGCAACAGGCGAGGGCCTAG
- a CDS encoding rhodanese-like domain-containing protein: protein MFDHDRGVAALLARSRAGVRRLNPPETLAASRRGALLVDTRTDPQRAEQGELPGALVIDRTVLEWRLDPASGSRIPEAVGYDLEIVVICRQGYSSSLAAASLRAIGLWRATDLIGGFEAWRRAGLPCTAGPADVRR, encoded by the coding sequence GTGTTCGACCACGATCGGGGGGTGGCGGCGCTGCTGGCGCGGTCCCGTGCCGGAGTACGCCGCCTGAATCCGCCGGAGACGCTCGCGGCGAGCCGGCGCGGGGCGCTGCTGGTGGACACCCGTACCGATCCGCAGCGGGCGGAGCAGGGCGAGTTGCCGGGCGCGCTGGTGATCGACCGGACCGTGCTGGAGTGGCGGCTCGATCCGGCGAGCGGGTCACGGATCCCGGAGGCGGTCGGCTACGACCTCGAGATCGTGGTGATCTGCCGGCAGGGGTACAGCTCCAGTCTGGCGGCGGCGAGCCTCCGGGCGATCGGCCTGTGGCGGGCGACGGACCTGATCGGCGGCTTCGAGGCCTGGCGGCGGGCCGGGCTGCCGTGTACCGCCGGCCCGGCCGACGTGCGGAGGTGA
- a CDS encoding cobalamin biosynthesis protein: MSGNSRYRQQRQERQQRQRRQQRQHQPRRQYGGAANAAGLVAGYALDAIFGDPRRWHPVAGFGQFATALERRTYQPRRTSGAGFAALAVGVPVVLGGVAAVATRQRPLARTALVAAATWTVLGGRTLRREATVMSQALRRADLPAARLRLGHLCGRDPATLDEPELARATVESVAENTSDAVVAPLVWGAVAGLPGLLGYRAANTLDAMVGHRSERYARFGTAAARLDDLLNLLPSRLTGLLTIVAAPLVRGDRTRAWQVWRRDRADHPSPNAGQCEAAMAGALGVRLGGRNVYFGRSEVRPFLGDGPRPEARHIDRAARLSGAVGLAALALTAAYAATSRARRATTGWLVRGRLPFPLSLPLPLPVRESTSPAEAMRR, encoded by the coding sequence TTGTCCGGAAACAGCCGGTACCGGCAGCAACGGCAGGAACGGCAGCAGCGACAGCGACGGCAGCAACGGCAGCACCAGCCGCGAAGGCAGTACGGCGGCGCGGCCAACGCCGCCGGGCTGGTTGCCGGCTACGCCCTGGACGCGATCTTCGGCGACCCCCGACGGTGGCACCCGGTCGCCGGATTCGGGCAGTTCGCCACCGCGCTCGAACGGCGGACGTACCAGCCTCGGCGTACCTCGGGTGCCGGGTTCGCGGCCCTGGCGGTCGGCGTACCTGTGGTGCTCGGCGGGGTGGCGGCGGTCGCGACCCGGCAGCGACCGCTGGCCCGTACGGCGTTGGTCGCCGCCGCCACCTGGACGGTGCTCGGCGGGCGGACGCTGCGCCGGGAAGCCACGGTGATGAGCCAGGCCCTGCGCCGGGCGGACCTGCCGGCGGCACGGCTACGGCTGGGCCACCTCTGCGGGCGGGACCCGGCGACGCTCGACGAGCCCGAACTCGCCCGCGCCACGGTCGAGTCGGTGGCGGAGAACACCTCTGACGCTGTGGTCGCGCCGCTGGTCTGGGGTGCGGTGGCGGGACTGCCCGGGCTGCTGGGCTACCGTGCGGCGAACACCCTGGACGCGATGGTCGGGCACCGGTCCGAGCGGTACGCCCGGTTCGGCACCGCAGCCGCCCGCCTCGACGACCTGCTCAACCTGCTGCCCTCCCGGCTGACCGGGCTGCTCACCATCGTCGCCGCGCCGCTGGTCAGGGGTGACCGGACGCGTGCCTGGCAGGTCTGGCGGCGCGACCGGGCGGACCATCCGAGTCCGAACGCGGGCCAGTGCGAGGCGGCGATGGCGGGCGCCCTCGGGGTACGCCTGGGTGGTCGCAACGTCTACTTCGGACGCTCCGAGGTCCGGCCCTTCCTCGGCGACGGTCCCCGGCCGGAGGCCCGGCACATCGACCGGGCCGCCCGGCTCTCCGGCGCGGTTGGACTCGCCGCCCTGGCCCTGACGGCGGCCTACGCGGCCACCAGCCGGGCGCGTCGGGCGACGACGGGTTGGCTCGTCCGCGGTCGGCTTCCGTTCCCGCTTTCGCTTCCGCTTCCGCTTCCGGTCCGGGAGTCGACGAGCCCGGCGGAAGCGATGCGCCGGTGA
- the ssb gene encoding single-stranded DNA-binding protein has protein sequence MFDTYVTIVGNVLTAPEWRRTTQSGTLVANFKVASTARRLDRESGRWVDGNSLRVRVNCWRKLAEGVASSVMVGDPVVVVGRLYTRDWTDDAGNHRTMYELEAVAVGHDLSRGRGRFARNRPSTVTSSMEEAEAEARVHGEVTESVAPGEAPALPDERAFDDDGEFPGLPVPPDQGFYPVRLPDDPFDGRIDLDGQPDGRLTDPGEVITSRAGGDPYGRPASVDEQDGTDEREGADEREGVNGPEDPDGRDGADEAVTADLGKSGGAGRGRRGRMPVSV, from the coding sequence ATGTTCGATACCTATGTAACTATCGTCGGCAATGTACTGACTGCTCCCGAATGGCGGCGTACCACCCAGAGCGGCACGCTGGTGGCGAACTTCAAGGTGGCCTCGACCGCACGACGCCTCGACCGGGAGAGCGGACGCTGGGTCGACGGCAACAGCCTGCGGGTCAGGGTGAACTGCTGGCGGAAACTGGCGGAGGGCGTCGCCTCCTCGGTGATGGTCGGCGACCCGGTCGTCGTGGTCGGCCGGCTGTACACCCGGGACTGGACCGACGACGCCGGCAACCACCGCACGATGTACGAGCTGGAGGCGGTGGCGGTCGGCCACGACCTGTCCCGGGGGAGGGGGCGCTTCGCCCGTAACCGACCGTCGACGGTGACCTCCTCGATGGAGGAGGCGGAGGCCGAGGCCCGGGTGCATGGCGAGGTCACCGAGTCGGTGGCGCCCGGGGAAGCGCCGGCACTGCCCGACGAGCGCGCGTTCGACGACGACGGCGAGTTTCCTGGCCTGCCGGTTCCGCCGGACCAGGGCTTCTATCCGGTACGCCTGCCGGACGATCCCTTCGACGGCCGGATCGACCTCGACGGACAGCCCGACGGTCGGTTGACCGATCCGGGCGAGGTGATCACCTCCAGGGCCGGCGGCGACCCGTACGGCCGGCCCGCCAGCGTCGATGAGCAGGACGGTACCGACGAGCGGGAGGGCGCCGACGAGCGGGAGGGCGTCAACGGACCAGAGGACCCCGACGGGCGGGACGGCGCCGATGAGGCCGTTACCGCAGACCTCGGCAAGTCCGGCGGTGCCGGTCGTGGTCGCCGTGGCCGGATGCCGGTCTCCGTCTGA
- a CDS encoding M48 family metallopeptidase encodes MTTGGTSGTPARRRVALSGISSRAWEHPADRGALTALRELRGFDDVVKAFFGMWNERGFRLSYLAAAIRVDHRQYSRVYRLYAEAGAALDVPELPELFVTQSPWLTGEAIGLERPFIVLSSACVNQLDDDELRFLLGHELGHVGSGHAVYKTILTILTRWAANLSWLPVGALALRAIIAAMLEWWRKAELSGDRAGLLAGQDPAAALRVLMKMAGGGDLSQIDTAAFLEQASEYDGGGDLRDSLHKIRMTAWSTHPVPVARAADLRRWVDSGEYARLLGGDYPRREDDDLTSVSAEIKAAAESYREAFERSQDPLVGLLRRLGDGATDLGDWAGGTAGRARSWMNAAGEAAARAAGRTRRGANPGPSGPSRADTGPDGGGGEPSPPTDDTQP; translated from the coding sequence ATGACGACAGGCGGCACGAGTGGCACTCCCGCCCGACGGCGGGTGGCACTCAGCGGTATCAGCTCCCGCGCCTGGGAACACCCGGCCGACCGTGGCGCGCTCACCGCGTTGCGCGAGCTGCGCGGCTTCGACGACGTGGTCAAGGCGTTCTTCGGGATGTGGAACGAGCGCGGCTTCCGGCTCTCCTACCTGGCCGCCGCGATCCGGGTCGACCACCGGCAGTACTCGCGGGTCTACCGGCTCTACGCCGAGGCCGGCGCCGCGCTCGACGTGCCGGAGCTGCCGGAACTCTTCGTGACCCAGTCGCCCTGGCTGACCGGCGAGGCGATCGGTCTCGAACGGCCGTTCATCGTGCTCAGCTCGGCCTGCGTCAACCAGCTCGACGACGACGAACTCCGCTTCCTGCTCGGCCACGAACTCGGGCACGTGGGCAGCGGACACGCCGTCTACAAGACCATCCTGACCATCCTGACCCGGTGGGCGGCCAACCTGAGCTGGCTGCCGGTCGGCGCGCTCGCCCTCCGGGCGATCATCGCCGCCATGCTTGAGTGGTGGCGCAAGGCGGAACTCTCCGGCGACCGGGCCGGGCTGCTCGCCGGCCAGGATCCGGCGGCGGCGCTCCGGGTGCTGATGAAGATGGCCGGGGGCGGCGACCTGAGCCAGATCGACACGGCCGCCTTCCTGGAGCAGGCTTCCGAGTACGACGGCGGCGGTGACCTCCGGGACAGCCTGCACAAGATCCGGATGACCGCCTGGAGTACCCACCCGGTGCCGGTGGCCAGGGCGGCGGACCTGCGCAGGTGGGTCGACTCCGGCGAGTACGCCAGGCTGCTCGGCGGTGACTATCCGCGCCGGGAGGACGACGACCTGACCTCGGTCTCCGCCGAGATCAAGGCGGCGGCGGAGTCGTACCGGGAGGCGTTCGAGCGCTCCCAGGACCCGCTGGTCGGCCTGCTGCGCCGGCTCGGCGACGGCGCCACCGACCTCGGCGACTGGGCGGGCGGCACCGCGGGCCGGGCCCGCTCCTGGATGAACGCGGCGGGCGAGGCCGCCGCCCGAGCCGCCGGACGGACCCGCCGGGGTGCCAACCCGGGCCCGAGCGGCCCCTCCCGGGCGGACACCGGGCCGGACGGCGGTGGCGGCGAACCGTCCCCGCCGACCGACGACACCCAGCCGTAG
- a CDS encoding dipeptidase, whose protein sequence is MTTTIRTESELRAAVEREMPGVRADLERLVRIPGIAFEGFDHSHVERSAEAVAELLRGCALDVQVVRSGGQPAVIGRRPAPPGAPTVLLYAHHDVQPVGDLSLWQSEPFEPVERDGRLYGRGAADDKAGILAHVAALRAFGDALPVGVVLFVEGEEEYGSDSLERLLVEHRDEIAADVIVIADSGNWDIGVPALTTSLRGIVNCFVEVRTLSQAVHSGMFGGAVPDALTTLCRLLATLHDPAGDVAVDGLVSAAGATVDYPEERLRTEAGMLDGVSFVGTGRLTDRFWNKPAISVIGLDAPSTAEAPNALVPSARAKLSVRLAPGDQAAKAYAALTEHLNRHVPHGASVTVTLEHDGEPCVIDASGPMYEAARAAFRTAWDGVEPVDMGVGGSIPFIETFRRMFPEAAILVTGVEDPYARAHGPNESLHLGEFARVCLAEALLLAKVAETATAD, encoded by the coding sequence ATGACCACGACTATCCGCACCGAGTCCGAACTGCGTGCCGCGGTCGAGCGCGAGATGCCCGGCGTACGAGCCGACCTGGAGCGGCTGGTCCGGATCCCCGGCATCGCCTTCGAGGGATTCGACCACTCCCACGTCGAGCGTTCCGCCGAGGCGGTCGCCGAGCTGCTGCGCGGCTGTGCCCTCGACGTCCAGGTGGTCCGGTCCGGCGGCCAGCCGGCGGTGATCGGCCGGCGTCCCGCCCCGCCCGGCGCGCCGACGGTACTGCTCTACGCGCACCACGACGTGCAGCCGGTCGGCGACCTGAGCCTCTGGCAGAGCGAACCGTTCGAGCCGGTGGAGCGGGACGGCCGGCTCTACGGACGGGGTGCCGCCGACGACAAGGCGGGCATCCTCGCCCACGTCGCCGCGCTGCGGGCCTTCGGCGACGCGCTGCCGGTCGGCGTGGTGCTCTTCGTCGAGGGCGAGGAGGAGTACGGCTCCGATTCGCTGGAGCGGCTGCTCGTCGAGCACCGGGACGAGATCGCCGCCGACGTGATCGTGATCGCCGACTCGGGCAACTGGGACATCGGCGTACCGGCGCTGACCACCTCGCTGCGCGGCATCGTCAACTGCTTCGTCGAGGTTCGCACGCTCTCCCAGGCCGTGCACAGCGGCATGTTCGGCGGAGCGGTACCGGACGCGCTGACCACGCTCTGCCGACTGCTCGCCACCCTGCACGATCCGGCCGGTGACGTGGCGGTGGACGGGCTGGTCAGCGCGGCGGGTGCCACCGTCGACTATCCGGAGGAGCGGCTGCGTACCGAGGCCGGGATGCTCGACGGTGTCTCGTTCGTCGGCACCGGCCGGCTGACCGACCGGTTCTGGAACAAGCCCGCGATCTCGGTGATCGGGCTGGACGCACCGTCGACCGCCGAGGCGCCGAACGCGCTGGTCCCGTCGGCCAGGGCGAAGCTGAGCGTCCGGCTGGCCCCGGGCGACCAGGCCGCGAAGGCGTACGCGGCGCTGACCGAGCACCTGAACCGGCACGTACCGCACGGGGCGAGCGTCACGGTGACCCTGGAACACGACGGCGAGCCGTGCGTGATCGACGCCTCCGGCCCGATGTACGAGGCGGCCCGCGCCGCCTTCCGGACCGCCTGGGACGGCGTCGAGCCGGTGGACATGGGGGTGGGCGGTTCGATTCCGTTCATCGAGACGTTCCGTCGGATGTTCCCGGAGGCGGCGATCCTGGTGACCGGCGTCGAGGATCCGTACGCGCGGGCCCACGGGCCGAACGAGAGCCTGCACCTGGGCGAGTTCGCCCGGGTCTGCCTCGCCGAGGCGCTGCTGCTGGCCAAGGTCGCCGAGACCGCCACCGCCGACTGA